GCATTAAAAAAGAGTCAAAAAGATGATGTCATTGAAAAAGATGCAGACGAAGCTATGACGTTTAAATCATACCGGGAAAGGTTGTTCTCTTCTCGGGATGGGCTTAAAGATGCTTTTGTTCATTACGAAGCAAGAGCTGGTCAAGTGGAGATGATGGATGAAGTTGATCATGCCTTTCATATGAATGAGCATGTGTTAATTGAAGCGGGTACAGGTACAGGTAAATCACTAGCCTATTTACTTCCATCTGTTTTTTATGCAGAAGAGACGGGAAATCCAGTCGTTGTATCGACTCAGACCATTCCTCTTCAAGATCAATTACTACAGCGTGACTTACCTTTACTTAATAAGTTAGTACCCTTTCAAGTTAAAATTGCGTTATTAAAAGGCCGAAGCCATTATTTATGCTTACGAAAGTTTGAAGATTCATTAAAGACGGTTTCAGAAGATACGTACGATGTTCGACTTATTAAAGCGCAAATTTTAATATGGTTAACAGAAACAGAGCATGGAGATGTAGAAGAACTAAATATTCCTACTGGTGGACGCGCTTTTTGGTTCGATGTTCAAAGTGATGCAACTTCAGATCTTGGAAGGTTTAGTCCGTGGTTTTCCCGTTGTTTCTATCACCAGGCGAGACGTCGAGCGAAGGAAGCTCATCTTGTCGTCACGAACCATGCCTTATTATTAACCGATCTTGTGCATGAGCAAAGCTTGTTACCAAGTTACTCTCACGCTGTCATCGATGAAGCACATCATTTAGAGGAAGCCGCAAGTGAACATTTAGGGATGAAGGTTGATTATGTAACATTCACCTATTTATTACAAAGGGTTGGCCAAGATATGAATTCGGGTATGCTATCACATATTGATCGTCTTTGTGAAAATTATGATGTTGAGGGAAGAGATAAATTAAAAACTACCGTTGAGCAACTTTCTCAGATTCGAGAAGAGCTTGATGAATTATTTCGAATGCTCCATATGTATGTGTCTGATAAGAATAAGACTGTAGCCTCCGATGTTGGTCGTAGTAGCTACCGTTATAAAAGCTTTGAAGAATCAGGAAGATCGTGGGATGCTATTTTAGAATGTACGATGCGCGTTCATATGTTTACTGGGAATATGGTTACAGGTTTTCAAACATTATTACATTCACTTACTCAAATGAATGAACGTCTAACGTATCAAGACCAGGCGATCTTGTCTGATTGTCAGCGATTAATCGAAACATTTAGTGAGGAAGAGCAAAAGTTGTATGAGTTATTACTTGAGGCCGATCCAGATTATGTGTATTGGATGGAGATAGAACCAAGAGGCGCGAAAAATGCAACGTTTATATATAGTAAGCCAATTCAAGTATCAGAGCAGCTAGCCGATCAATTTTTTGCTAAAAAAAAGAGTGTGATCTTAACGTCAGCAACGCTTTCTATTAATGGTTCATTCGATTATCAATTAGAGAAGTTAGGTTTACGTGATTTCGGTACAAAAGTTTGCACGATTGACTCACCATTTTCTTATAAAGAACAAGCTAAGTTACTGATTCCGACAGATATGCCTACAATTAAAGAAGTATCAGATGAGCAATTTGCGATGGATGCTAGCATAAAGATTTGGCGAATTGCTGAGAAGAAACGCGGGAAAATGCTTGTTCTTTTCACATCCTATGAAATGTTAAAAAAAGTGTATGATTATGTGAAGGATTTAAGTGAGATCGAACCTATTCCGCTCATTGGCCAAGGGATTTCAAGTGGTTCTCGGGCCAAGTTAATTAAAAGCTTTAAACAAGCAGATCAAGCCATCTTATTTGGTACAAGTAGTTTTTGGGAAGGGATTGATCTTCCAGGAGATGAGCTAACGAGTCTCGTTATTGTTAGGTTGCCTTTTTCGCCCCCAGATCAACCGT
Above is a genomic segment from Bacillus sp. FJAT-45037 containing:
- the dinG gene encoding ATP-dependent DNA helicase DinG; protein product: MNDRFIVVDVETTGHSVAKGDRIIQIGAVVIESGKIVERFASFVNPEIDIPPFIEELTGINNQMVEQAPTFEELVTELLPLFENVGFVAHNVPFDYSFLKKQFELIGHALPKMNCYDTVELSRMLLPKEESYKLGHLAWSLGLDHDRPHQADSDAEVTAEIFLLLLKKLESLPVLTLQQLIPIVRHFRSHLEQMIDEMVMNKLKKGTSDDDEYDCYRQFALKKSQKDDVIEKDADEAMTFKSYRERLFSSRDGLKDAFVHYEARAGQVEMMDEVDHAFHMNEHVLIEAGTGTGKSLAYLLPSVFYAEETGNPVVVSTQTIPLQDQLLQRDLPLLNKLVPFQVKIALLKGRSHYLCLRKFEDSLKTVSEDTYDVRLIKAQILIWLTETEHGDVEELNIPTGGRAFWFDVQSDATSDLGRFSPWFSRCFYHQARRRAKEAHLVVTNHALLLTDLVHEQSLLPSYSHAVIDEAHHLEEAASEHLGMKVDYVTFTYLLQRVGQDMNSGMLSHIDRLCENYDVEGRDKLKTTVEQLSQIREELDELFRMLHMYVSDKNKTVASDVGRSSYRYKSFEESGRSWDAILECTMRVHMFTGNMVTGFQTLLHSLTQMNERLTYQDQAILSDCQRLIETFSEEEQKLYELLLEADPDYVYWMEIEPRGAKNATFIYSKPIQVSEQLADQFFAKKKSVILTSATLSINGSFDYQLEKLGLRDFGTKVCTIDSPFSYKEQAKLLIPTDMPTIKEVSDEQFAMDASIKIWRIAEKKRGKMLVLFTSYEMLKKVYDYVKDLSEIEPIPLIGQGISSGSRAKLIKSFKQADQAILFGTSSFWEGIDLPGDELTSLVIVRLPFSPPDQPLLQAQSERAKEEGKNPFMDVSLPQAIIRFKQGFGRLIRTKEDKGSVFVLDRRIQTTRYGKLFIRSLPDVPVHEDKLETLLDQFDDYL